The following proteins come from a genomic window of Xiphophorus couchianus chromosome 19, X_couchianus-1.0, whole genome shotgun sequence:
- the bdkrb1 gene encoding B1 bradykinin receptor isoform X2 — translation MESLPPVSTASWSDNSSSFLPFGPSDAPHSTDWETIYTVVPPYIFILSLLGLLLNCFVLAVFAAHKDCLTVAEIYLCNLALADFLLLCGLPFWAMYILNHFNWSYGDALCKLVNSNVVINFYTSIYTLVMISIDRYLALVKTMMARWLRQTLYAKIACFVLWMFGLLLSLPTIIHRKVKFIEEYNTTSCILDYTYGSPWKLAHQIMLNVLGFALPLLVIVFSSWNIIKALAQRTENLTFHDFNDTKATVLIYAVMLLFLLCWGPFQVLTFIDTLCDVEVLDGELWSQTLSLGDQVSVYLAFLNSLLNPLLYAFSGQYFRRKVIAVYRRARQQRRGSDMATHQRSLVSTFVNRTEQLQPVVIVNAKDQI, via the coding sequence ATGGAGTCTCTTCCGCCTGTATCTACGGCCTCCTGGTCTGACAACAGCAGCTCGTTTCTCCCGTTCGGCCCGTCGGACGCTCCACACTCCACAGACTGGGAGACGATCTACACCGTCGTCCCTCCCTACATCTTCATCCTGTCGCTGCTGGGGCTTCTCCTCAACTGCTTCGTCCTGGCCGTGTTCGCAGCCCACAAAGACTGCCTGACCGTAGCGGAGATCTACTTGTGCAACCTGGCGCTGGCCGACTTCCTGCTGCTGTGTGGCCTTCCGTTCTGGGCCATGTACATCCTGAACCACTTCAACTGGTCGTACGGAGATGCTTTGTGCAAACTGGTCAACTCCAATGTTGTCATCAATTTCTACACTAGCATCTACACCCTGGTCATGATTAGCATCGACCGCTACCTGGCGCTGGTGAAAACCATGATGGCGCGGTGGCTGAGACAGACACTGTATGCTAAGATAGCCTGCTTCGTCCTGTGGATGTTTGGACTGCTTCTCAGTCTGCCAACAATAATTCACAGGAAGGTCAAGTTTATTGAGGAGTACAATACCACTTCCTGCATTCTAGATTACACCTATGGAAGTCCTTGGAAGCTTGCCCATCAGATTATGCTGAACGTCTTAGGCTTCGCGCTTCCTCTCCTTGTCATTGTTTTCAGTAGCTGGAATATAATCAAGGCTTTGGCTCAGAGGACGGAAAATCTCACATTTCACGACTTCAACGATACAAAGGCTACGGTGCTGATCTACGCCGTCATGCTGCTATTTTTACTGTGCTGGGGCCCCTTCCAGGTCCTCACCTTCATCGACACGCTGTGTGATGTGGAAGTGCTGGACGGAGAGCTGTGGTCTCAAACTCTCAGCTTGGGCGATCAGGTTTCCGTGTACCTGGCCTTTCTCAACAGCCTGCTGAACCCGCTGCTCTACGCCTTCTCTGGTCAGTACTTCAGAAGGAAAGTTATTGCCGTCTACAGGAGGGCCAGACAGCAGCGCAGAGGGTCAGACATGGCCACACATCAGCGATCGCTGGTGTCTACGTTTGTCAACAGAACAGAGCAATTACAGCCGGTGGTCATCGTTAATGCTAAAGATCAAATATGA
- the bdkrb1 gene encoding B1 bradykinin receptor isoform X1, translating to MLRDKEKLFKVAERQKLMESLPPVSTASWSDNSSSFLPFGPSDAPHSTDWETIYTVVPPYIFILSLLGLLLNCFVLAVFAAHKDCLTVAEIYLCNLALADFLLLCGLPFWAMYILNHFNWSYGDALCKLVNSNVVINFYTSIYTLVMISIDRYLALVKTMMARWLRQTLYAKIACFVLWMFGLLLSLPTIIHRKVKFIEEYNTTSCILDYTYGSPWKLAHQIMLNVLGFALPLLVIVFSSWNIIKALAQRTENLTFHDFNDTKATVLIYAVMLLFLLCWGPFQVLTFIDTLCDVEVLDGELWSQTLSLGDQVSVYLAFLNSLLNPLLYAFSGQYFRRKVIAVYRRARQQRRGSDMATHQRSLVSTFVNRTEQLQPVVIVNAKDQI from the exons ATGctgagagacaaagaaaagcttttcaaagtggctgaaagacagaag cTCATGGAGTCTCTTCCGCCTGTATCTACGGCCTCCTGGTCTGACAACAGCAGCTCGTTTCTCCCGTTCGGCCCGTCGGACGCTCCACACTCCACAGACTGGGAGACGATCTACACCGTCGTCCCTCCCTACATCTTCATCCTGTCGCTGCTGGGGCTTCTCCTCAACTGCTTCGTCCTGGCCGTGTTCGCAGCCCACAAAGACTGCCTGACCGTAGCGGAGATCTACTTGTGCAACCTGGCGCTGGCCGACTTCCTGCTGCTGTGTGGCCTTCCGTTCTGGGCCATGTACATCCTGAACCACTTCAACTGGTCGTACGGAGATGCTTTGTGCAAACTGGTCAACTCCAATGTTGTCATCAATTTCTACACTAGCATCTACACCCTGGTCATGATTAGCATCGACCGCTACCTGGCGCTGGTGAAAACCATGATGGCGCGGTGGCTGAGACAGACACTGTATGCTAAGATAGCCTGCTTCGTCCTGTGGATGTTTGGACTGCTTCTCAGTCTGCCAACAATAATTCACAGGAAGGTCAAGTTTATTGAGGAGTACAATACCACTTCCTGCATTCTAGATTACACCTATGGAAGTCCTTGGAAGCTTGCCCATCAGATTATGCTGAACGTCTTAGGCTTCGCGCTTCCTCTCCTTGTCATTGTTTTCAGTAGCTGGAATATAATCAAGGCTTTGGCTCAGAGGACGGAAAATCTCACATTTCACGACTTCAACGATACAAAGGCTACGGTGCTGATCTACGCCGTCATGCTGCTATTTTTACTGTGCTGGGGCCCCTTCCAGGTCCTCACCTTCATCGACACGCTGTGTGATGTGGAAGTGCTGGACGGAGAGCTGTGGTCTCAAACTCTCAGCTTGGGCGATCAGGTTTCCGTGTACCTGGCCTTTCTCAACAGCCTGCTGAACCCGCTGCTCTACGCCTTCTCTGGTCAGTACTTCAGAAGGAAAGTTATTGCCGTCTACAGGAGGGCCAGACAGCAGCGCAGAGGGTCAGACATGGCCACACATCAGCGATCGCTGGTGTCTACGTTTGTCAACAGAACAGAGCAATTACAGCCGGTGGTCATCGTTAATGCTAAAGATCAAATATGA
- the LOC114134321 gene encoding B2 bradykinin receptor-like produces MALLSTSLPANLTSLAADGDKTNSNNCSLDNWTFTYVPAYILSISVLGIVLNIFVLMVFILHKNPCTVAEIYLSNLAAADLFLVSFLPFWAVNAWNKFDWIFGLGLCKMVNVSILMNVYCSIYFLVLISIDRYLALVHPLSQEKMRRPKFAKISCVVVWILGLVLSVPKFINRKLVLHRNITSCSEADPTILKTTEWMILVLGFFIPISIIFFCTINIFKSLRNRFMEGVNAKKNNHKANTLVLAVLLAFLICWVPFHLRKVPTWLNKAGILTDCSSMKVQSFCGQIFTYLAFFNSVLNPILYVIVGRNFRKKVKELFLLWNHKRTPTMTLRSSRTKLSVFHPS; encoded by the exons ATGGCTCTTTTATCCACCAG CCTCCCTGCTAATTTGACCTCGCTGGCTGCAGatggagacaaaacaaattCTAATAATTGCTCACTTGACAACTGGACCTTCACTTATGTCCCAGCGTACATCCTGTCCATCTCTGTTCTGGGAATTGTTTTGAACATCTTTGTGCTGATGGTCTTCATCCTCCATAAGAATCCCTGCACCGTGGCTGAGATCTACCTGAGCAACCTGGCTGCTGCCGACCTGTTCCTGGTCTCCTTCCTGCCCTTCTGGGCCGTCAACGCTTGGAATAAGTTTGACTGGATTTTTGGTCTTGGATTGTGCAAAATGGTCAACGTGAGCATCCTGATGAACGTCTACTGCAGCATCtacttcctggttctgattaGCATCGATCGTTATTTGGCTCTGGTCCATCCACTGTCCCAAGAAAAAATGCGTCGCCCAAAATTTGCTAAAATTAGTTGTGTTGTGGTTTGGATTCTGGGATTAGTTCTCAGTGTTCCAAAATTTATCAACAGGAAACTGGTACTTCACAGAAATATTACTTCCTGTAGTGAAGCTGATCCAACTATATTAAAGACGACGGAGTGGATGATTTTGGTTTTAGGGTTTTTTATTCCCATTTccatcattttcttttgcactATCAACATCTTCAAATCTCTGAGAAACAGATTTATGGAAGGAGTAAacgcaaagaaaaataatcacaagGCCAACACTTTGGTGCTGGCCGTCCTGCTGGCGTTCCTGATCTGTTGGGTCCCGTTCCATCTGCGGAAAGTCCCAACCTGGCTCAACAAGGCCGGTATACTGACAGACTGCAGCTCTATGAAAGTCCAGTCCTTCTGTGGGCAGATCTTCACCTACTTGGCGTTCTTCAACAGCGTTCTCAACCCCATCCTCTACGTCATTGTCGGAAGAAACTTCCGGAAAAAAGTTAAGGAACTTTTTCTGCTGTGGAACCACAAACGGACTCCAACCATGACTCTTAGAAGTTCAAGAACCAAACTATCAGTATTTCATCCCTCTTAG
- the LOC114134324 gene encoding ovarian cancer G-protein coupled receptor 1-like, which translates to MNSTLLSCSSNSSVEQHMYPTVYSLFFIVGFPANCLSLFVAWKLALQGNNMAVYLVSLCVSDLLYTVTLPVWIGMAQRWNVSDQLCGVMYLIMYNSFYVGSGLLCCISVDRYLAVVYPLHFHWVREVRAAALLSAAVWLLEIFLHIVLLHHMGALQSFNLCHQPMPLTWKDANVALVRVVVSFLFPLVVMTLCFQQIMQSLRQSRSILEEERRKVRLLLLLLLLTYVASFVPYQTVMFLRVVLEPGACGWARSLRDPYLVTVAMTTLNSTLDPIIYCLINESAKREILRAINRRSFINRATRIQAVS; encoded by the coding sequence ATGAACTCCACGCTCCTCTCCTGCAGCTCCAACTCCTCAGTGGAGCAGCACATGTACCCCACAGTCTACTCTTTATTCTTTATCGTGGGGTTTCCAGCCAACTGCCTGTCTCTGTTTGTAGCCTGGAAGCTGGCGCTGCAGGGGAACAACATGGCGGTCTACCTGGTCAGCCTGTGTGTTTCGGACCTGCTCTACACGGTCACTCTGCCTGTTTGGATCGGGATGGCGCAGCGCTGGAACGTCTCTGATCAACTGTGCGGTGTGATGTATCTGATCATGTACAACAGCTTCTACGTTGGCTCGGGTCTGCTCTGCTGCATCTCTGTGGACCGCTACCTGGCCGTGGTCTACCCGCTGCACTTCCACTGGGTCAGAGAGGTCAGGGCCGCAGCTCTGCTGAGCGCTGCCGTCTGGCTCCTGGAgatttttcttcacattgtCTTGCTTCACCACATGGGGGCGTTGCAGTCATTCAACTTGTGCCACCAGCCGATGCCACTGACTTGGAAGGACGCCAATGTTGCCCTGGTTCGGGTGGTGgtcagcttcctgtttcctctggtCGTCATGACGCTGTGCTTCCAGCAGATCATGCAGTCGCTCAGACAGAGCCGCTCCATCCTGGAGGAAGAGCGGCGGAAagtcaggctgctgctgctgctgctgctgctcacataCGTCGCCTCCTTCGTGCCCTACCAGACCGTCATGTTCCTGCGGGTCGTCCTAGAGCCGGGGGCCTGCGGCTGGGCCCGCAGCCTCAGAGACCCGTACCTGGTCACGGTCGCCATGACGACCCTGAACAGCACTCTGGATCCCATCATCTACTGTTTAATTAATGAGAGCGCCAAGAGAGAGATTTTGAGAGCGATAAACAGGAGAAGTTTCATCAATAGAGCGACACGGATCCAAGCAGTTTCCTGA